A single region of the Ochotona princeps isolate mOchPri1 chromosome 10, mOchPri1.hap1, whole genome shotgun sequence genome encodes:
- the CD46 gene encoding membrane cofactor protein, with the protein MTAPSAPRKEPSFRRQSPLPNRWRILGTLLVTVGFLLFTFSDACGPPPTFEAMELIGKPKPFYKPGEYANYRCKVGWEYVYLFTTSTYCEQNNSWLPITDWACEKIKCAQLPIIPHCREHIVNGTLAWGHQVHFECDEGYYLVGRKFVTCLLKGSTTHWSHGVPRCEKILCSPPPKIKNGKHTFSDVEIFEYSESVTYSCDPSHKEDEFSLVGEKSLYCVANGVWSSGAPECRVVRCPFPELKNGRQVTGFRKKYYYQAMIMFECNVGYHLQGSETVTCNSNSTWEPPVPTCVKGPRPTHPTKPPVYNYPGYPEPREFFNEDLDAWLIALIVVTAIAGIVACGTCLYKCCQSRKKKGSYEDENKNFCEV; encoded by the exons ATGACGGCGCCTTCCGCGCCGCGCAAGGAGCCTTCCTTCCGCCGCCAAAGTCCCCTTCCTAACCGGTGGCGCATCCTTGGGACGCTTCTGGTGACTGTGGGGTTCCTGCTGTTCACCTTCTCCG ATGCCTGTGGTCCACCACCAACATTTGAGGCTATGGAGCTCATTGGTAAACCAAAACCATTTTATAAGCCTGGGGAATATGCGAATTATAGGTGTAAAGTAGGATGGGAATATGTATATTTGTTCACCACATCTACTTACTGTGAACAGAATAACTCATGGCTTCCTATCACTGACTGGGCTTgtgaaa aaataaaatgcgCCCAGCTACCTATTATCCCACATTGTAGGGAACATATTGTAAATGGAACTCTAGCGTGGGGTCACCAGGTTCACTTTGAATGTGACGAGGG ctATTATCTAGTTGGTAGAAAATTTGTAACCTGTCTACTTAAAGGATCAACAACACACTGGAGCCATGGTGTCCCACGATGTGAAA agaTTTTGTGTTCACCacctccaaaaataaaaaatggaaaacacactTTTAGTGATGTTGAGATATTTGAGTACTCAGAATCAGTAACTTATAGCTGTGATCCATCACACAAAGAAGATGAATTTTCACTTGTCGGGGAAAAATCACTTTATTGTGTCGCCAATGGAGTATGGAGTAGTGGTGCTCCTGAATGTAGAG tgGTCAGGTGTCCATTTCCAGAACTCAAAAATGGAAGACAGGTAACAGGATTTAGAAAGAAATATTACTACCAAGCAATGATTATGTTTGAATGCAACGTGGGCTATCATCTTCAGGGGAGTGAGACCGTGACCTGTAACAGTAATAGCACGTGGGAGCCCCCAGTTCCAACATGTGTAAAAG GTCCTAGGCCTACTCATCCCACCAAGCCTCCAGTTTATAATTATCCAG gatATCCTGAGCCCCGTGAATTCTTTAATGAAGATCTAG ATGCATGGCTCATTGCCCTGATTGTTGTTACTGCAA TTGCTGGAATTGTAGCATGTGGCACCTGCCTGTACAAATGCTGCCaaagcaggaagaagaaagg CAGCTATGAAGATGAGAATAAAAACTTCTGTGAAGTTTGA